A genomic stretch from Candidatus Methylomirabilota bacterium includes:
- a CDS encoding site-specific integrase — protein sequence GQDAKVAANRELGTLKALINQCKTWGIYASENPVAKVRFFPEPRGKERIVTPDEEATLLAAAKEPLRTVILTGLYAGLRVASEALTLRWADVDLARRVLTVQSAHAKSGKRRTVPINTVLHDALSRLAEGAGPEDFVFRHRNGRRVREMASSFTRLCHRLGIVDVTPHCLRHTFASRLVMAGTDLETVRELGGWANLSMVQRYAHPSPQHKADAVERIGQPGRDIKPTAEKVVPLTALQ from the coding sequence CGGCCAGGATGCGAAGGTCGCCGCGAATCGAGAACTGGGGACGCTCAAGGCGCTCATTAACCAGTGTAAAACGTGGGGGATATATGCTAGCGAGAATCCCGTCGCGAAAGTCCGCTTCTTTCCGGAGCCGCGGGGCAAAGAGCGGATTGTGACGCCGGACGAGGAGGCCACACTGTTAGCGGCAGCGAAGGAACCTTTGCGGACCGTGATTCTGACCGGCCTCTATGCTGGGCTCCGGGTCGCATCCGAGGCGTTGACGTTGCGGTGGGCCGATGTGGATTTGGCGCGTCGTGTCCTCACGGTCCAATCGGCCCATGCCAAGTCCGGAAAGCGCCGGACCGTCCCGATCAATACCGTCTTGCACGACGCCCTGAGCCGGTTGGCGGAGGGGGCCGGACCCGAGGATTTCGTCTTTCGGCACCGTAATGGGCGCCGGGTGCGGGAGATGGCGTCCAGCTTCACGCGGCTGTGCCATCGCCTCGGGATCGTGGACGTGACGCCCCATTGCCTGCGGCATACCTTTGCGTCGCGCTTGGTGATGGCCGGGACGGATCTCGAGACGGTCAGAGAGCTTGGAGGCTGGGCGAACCTCTCGATGGTGCAGCGGTATGCCCACCCCAGCCCACAACACAAGGCGGATGCTGTCGAGCGGATTGGGCAACCGGGGCGAGACATTAAGCCGACAGCGGAAAAGGTTGTGCCGCTAACTGCCCTCCAATAG